The genomic interval GCCAAGAAGTGCATCCAATGTGGAGGGCAGAAGTGTTCCAGCCACGCCGCTGTTGTCCCGCACTGCACCAATCAGCGTTCATGTTAGGTAATGACTTTTCTGAGTTTTTCTTCTGCTATATGTACACTATGGCTAGTAAGGTTCCAACTGATACATAGATAACTGAACTTACATTTAGATGGGCAGCAACACAAAATAGCACAATCTGCGCAAACTActcttatatattattatatacaaattattctaatatagTTTGATATTAGCTTGTTTGGTTTTTgataattttgtatgtttttgaaacatgcttaaatattattttcaacaaggttacagtaaaaaaaaatatatgacatattattcatgtgatggcaatgGCAagtcattactccaggcttcagtgtcacacgatccttcaaaaatcattctaatatgctgatttgctgcttaagaaacatttcttataatcagtgttgaaaaaagttgtgctgcttaatatatttgtggaaaccatgacacatTTTTATGGGATTCTTTAAAGAATCGCATTTAAaagaattcaaaagaacagcatcagttttgaaatagaaaccttgagtaatattctaaatgtcttttgatcacttttgatcaatttaaataatccattatgaataaaagtttatttttattttttattactgacCAAAAAACCTTTGCACATAATATAGACCGATATTGGCAATAACCAAATTAAACTGTTTAATCATTACTTTTCAGTACAAAATGAAATAAGTATATGGTTACACTTTACTTAGTCTTTacgtacaatgcattataaaggaTTATTAAAGGGTATAGGGCATTATAATTAGTGATAATTTGTGTGTTGTAATACATATCTTGTCGTAAAGAATTATAaccgaatttaaaatgcatagtgtatataaggtgcattacaaggcataattaatgcattaaaactacctttataatgcattatacataaaggctttaagtaaagtgttaccaagtatattttagaattttttttttttttaactcaagtATTAACCGTCCTAAATTGGCTTTACCGCAAAGGATAATGCAGTGTAATTTGGCCAAAATAAAATATCTTTGCAGACAGCATAATTATGTTGTCTACCTTTTTCTGAACAGGCTTCATGTCAGGAGTGCACTTATGGTGCCCTCAGATGTCAGCTCTACTACATTATCACTGTAGATCCACTTTAGAtccaaatgcattaaaataaaaatctactactactacaacttcTTACTGTCTTATCTTCTCCTCCTAGGCCGGAGATGCCTGGTGGGATTGCACTGAAGCAGTGGTGTGGCAGTCCAGATCTTCCTCAGTTTGTGCCGTTGGCATCTTTGGAGGGCTCCTCTTCTGAGCGCCGCAGCTGTCCCTACAGTTCCCGTGCCCGTCGTAGCAACAGCTCCGAGGCGCTACTCGACCGCTCGAGTCTCCCTGAGCCCGGTCCTCCTCACAATGGCATGCCACCCCGAGCCGGACCATACAAGAGCTCGGAGTCCCTCACAGATGGGAAGCTCCGTCAGTTCTATCAAGGCAGCCCAGAGAGACAGATGATGGGATTTAAAGACCAGGGTCGAATGCGCTCCTCTCTCGGTAGTGGCACAGGTTACAATGAGATTTTGATGGACTGCATTTGGGGCAAACAGCAAAAGAGGCCTCCCCAGGCTCAACAGAACCAGTCAGCAGGACGCATCTGGCCAGACTTCTCCACTCCTCCATCAGTCACCCCTCCACACTACAATGGTTTCTCCCATTCGCAGTTACATCTGGCTGCCGCCCCGCCTTCCTATAGCCCCGTGCTGCTGCGGGGTCAAGAGGCCGAACCCCGTCGAGTCAAAGTGACACGAACGAAATCCTGTGGACCCTTCATCCCTTTACAGCAGCACTCACAGGACGCGGTGTTGTTCTCGGCATATGATCTGTCACATCCCTCCGCTGGATCCACCACTTCTTCTATTCCCAACCTGCTCCCTCACCACACAGAGCTGTCCACTGCTGCAGCGTTCGGCCGCAGAGCGCCTCAGTTCTCTCTTCCCACTCCTGAGGACTCCACCCGCAGTTTGCACAAAGCACTGGCTCTGGAAGGACTCCGGGACTGGTATCTGAGGAACGCCTTAGGTTATTCCACTACGGCCAAAGCTCACGACGGACTGGCCATGCGCCATTCACATACTCACCACCTCGTGCACCAGCCTCAGTCCGTTACAGCCGACCCACTGTACTCTGTGCATCGTCAAATACCTCAGTCAGCTTCATTTCATGGGCATCCCTTGCATGCCAGGTGAGCTttccacatttttatttcagtttgccaTGATTATATAAAACTTGAatatactatataataaataaccacAAATACTTGCAAATACTTtttattataagtagtaataatgctactactgatgatgatgatgatgatgatattattaataataataaacttacaaATTACAATGTTACTTCTTGCTTGACTGCTTGTCAGTTCTCAAGACGTTTAgatgtttgttttgtgttactgttacattatgttcaCAAAGgtagcaattatttgatcaaaaatatagcaaaagcagcaatattgggaaatgttattaaaattttaaataacaattttctattttaaaatatcagtCACACATGAcctgatcctccagaaatcagtctaatatgctgatttggtgctcaggaaacatttcttgttataatcaatgttgaataGGTAGTTAATAGTTTTGTAGAAAtagtgatacatttttcaggattttttaaatagctcaaaaaaagattgtttatttgaaataatgtttttgtaacaatgtaaatgtctttattactgtcactttttatattaatttgatgcatcctttaagggggctttcacactggcagtttagtgcggaaCGGGGCTCAGTTCACatgaaaaatcgctaatgtgaaagctgtcatcggaccctggtgcgcACTGAGGTACCGAACCTGAGACTGCCCGGAGAACGTGgtctgagttcggttgctcccgagCTGTGGTGCGTTTCGcatgaatgtgcaagcaacacggactcgggtcgcacttgttcaggaagtaaagtatcccgcgcatgcgtaacactgtcaatatcattgtttcctcgacacacgagagagccgaggttgattccacacactcctaaaagtcaaaattaaattcattaaaattaaataataaaaattaattattatgctgagcataatagcaccaaaataacaaataaaattacaactatgctcagtcAAGTTGTGTTCTCCATGCATTTTCTGTGTGCGTTTGCGATGACGTAAGGTGACTACAAACGCACCTGGGTTtgatacaactattgagtgtgaaaTCAGACTAACGTTGCGGGCGGCGCCGGGAACAATCGCGCTCGGACTGCAGCAAacgagcccagtgtaaaagccctctaaggcagggatcctcaaatctggcccacaagatccactttccccagaatttagctctaaccctaaacaaacccacctgagcatgctaatcagtatattcaggatcattagaaaatcacaggtaggtgagtttgatcagagttggagctaaactctgcagcgcattggccctccagggcaagatttgaggcatcataaaaaatcatattgacccaaaaccatatatatatatttatatatttaacacaATGGTTTGTATTGAGTAGGTTTTTAATTAGTTAATTCTAATTAGTTCATTAGTTAAATGATTTCTGGTGGTGACATTTTCATCTTCTCTTTTCATCATGGCAGGTCTGTGGAGCTCTCTCTCTACCCAGAGCCTTTCCCCTTAGAGGGGAGCACTCCAAAAGAGTCTGGCTCTGAGCCCCCTTCACCTGGAACACTGGTCTGACTGGCAGCCAACACACCCCACAGCCTCAAATGCAACATGTTGCAATATTCGATGCAAAATGACACCTTGTTCTAGGGATGCATTTGTCCAATTGCtcaaaattaacaattaaaataaaaataaaactgaaggaaTGCATCCTTTGTAGCATACATGCTGCCACACAGACAATGAGAGCAGGACAAAATTGTATTTGATTGGAGAAATATATCACTTTACTATACTTACCATTTCTgcatttaaatgtacaattatCATACTGCATACTGTTGCATCCCTACATTGTTCAGCGAATAAGGAGGCATCTGTAAGAGCACAACTGAAATCGAGTGATCAGTGTGTTGGCTGTCATAGATCTAGTGCAGCGCTTGATTGTAAACTGGTGTTTACAACGAGCTTTTTTCCTCCTCCAtaatctctgtgtgtgtattattgggatgttattgtaatgtatttaaattttcaAAACAAGATATAAAGGTAATCATATCATCTCCACTTCAtcttgagatatatatatatattttctgagaATAAATAGATTATAACATGTATGTATTCTTAATTACTATTTTGTAACTAATATGTTTCAGATTAACagtcatttaattaaatacaagtCTACTCAGATTTGAATTAACTCATGTGTTTTTAATGTCCTATAACAGCAGTGAATGTGTTACATACCTGTTtgtttatatctatatatctatatgtaGCTATGAAGAGTATGCTAAATAGCATTTCATATAAAGGACCTTGAAGTGAGGATGAGCTTTCACTTGGAGGGCTTATGTTCTATGAAGTCTTAGTCATGCAAACAAGCAGTTATCAAGTCCACTATTTCAAAGGACTTGGAAAAGGACTGCTGACCTAAAATATTGAGATCTTGAATTCTGAAATGGTAGTCTGGAGGTCTGTTCACaccgattaaaaaaaaatttgtgagaagattttaaaatgattttaaaataaaatcctttATACAGAGTCAGAAATAAATGAATGagtgttcaggtttttttattttttttaatgctttttggaTTAATTTTGGGATGCCAAATAGTTTTAAGAGTTTAACAGTTTTGAGAAAATTGGCATCAGACTCTGTGTGAATTGTTTGcggatatttaatattttcatgtttCGTTGCATCCAACTTGGTAACCCCTTTAATAGATCATCTTAAATCTTTAAGTGAGCATCTACTGTAGTTTACATGTTGAGCAGTGGCATAAGCTGGTCTTATGTTACCTTATAATTGTCTTAACCAGTCAGTAGGTTATTATGTTTACCTAGTAGTTTGgtaaccttttttttaattatttttttataatgctttttGGATTAATTTTGGGATGCCAAATAGTTTTAAGAGTTTAACAGTTTTAAGAAAATTGGCATCAGACTCTGTGTGAATTGTTTGcggatatttaatattttcatgtttAGTTGCATCCAACTTGGTAaccccaagttttttttttttaatacagttccTGACTTGATGATTTAGTTTTTCTTCGAACTAGGCTCTTCCTGAAATACAGCATAATTAATTCTGCCaaatcatatattattattaccagTTACCAGGTTATGATGATTATCctcaaaatcattaaaattttGCTGTGGACTGTATTAAATACAACACTATAGGGTGATTTTCACCCATGTCAAGCCTATGAATTATTCCTAAAACTGCAGAACATATGATGGTTTAAGTTTCAAATGATGATGGTTTATTTAATGTTTGGTTAATTAGACTTGAGGGGTTCATGCTACTCCTCATCTTGCGGGTTTGTGAGGTGCCTCCAGTTGGAATCTGAACGTCATGACCAAACAGCTGTGCATTGCTGGTCTCTTTTAGTGTATTTTGGTGACATAAATGTCTGTActgtaattaattataaataatgaaaaatacctATATGTAGCAACttgaataaacaatatatattgaatatttatgaACTAATCAGATTTTGTATACATATTTATTTGCATAGTACATGGCTCTGGTTTGTTTATGAATGACACCATGTTTTGGCTTTAAATTGTGCTATTGTTGCAGCTTT from Carassius carassius chromosome 44, fCarCar2.1, whole genome shotgun sequence carries:
- the LOC132126614 gene encoding coiled-coil domain-containing protein 120-like; amino-acid sequence: MEVKGRLITTMGLGAPDIQGCQDSKLQAERISELQERKQSLQSLLNSRLGELRQVCLVEAELTGKLPQDFPLEEGERPPFVQRRAGLTPHVSSKGEDDPGQRRQMKALFSGALRRSIDADKNALYSKRTVHRGCHTEETVKSESSSMSDSTSHDNEDSSPSVAPEHRSLSHPRLAQSSPDSRLCRKLSPVEIYYEMRTRRNSTSSSVSPSHSLPRSASNVEGRSVPATPLLSRTAPISVHVRPEMPGGIALKQWCGSPDLPQFVPLASLEGSSSERRSCPYSSRARRSNSSEALLDRSSLPEPGPPHNGMPPRAGPYKSSESLTDGKLRQFYQGSPERQMMGFKDQGRMRSSLGSGTGYNEILMDCIWGKQQKRPPQAQQNQSAGRIWPDFSTPPSVTPPHYNGFSHSQLHLAAAPPSYSPVLLRGQEAEPRRVKVTRTKSCGPFIPLQQHSQDAVLFSAYDLSHPSAGSTTSSIPNLLPHHTELSTAAAFGRRAPQFSLPTPEDSTRSLHKALALEGLRDWYLRNALGYSTTAKAHDGLAMRHSHTHHLVHQPQSVTADPLYSVHRQIPQSASFHGHPLHARSVELSLYPEPFPLEGSTPKESGSEPPSPGTLV